Within Mustelus asterias unplaced genomic scaffold, sMusAst1.hap1.1 HAP1_SCAFFOLD_95, whole genome shotgun sequence, the genomic segment gggattcattcagttatccgacctgcagtcacaccagcgagttcacactggggagagaccattcacctgctctcaatgtgggaagggattcattcagttatccgacctgcagagacaccagcgagttcacactggggagaggtcattcacctgctctcagtgtgggaagggattcactcggttatcccttctgcagacacaccagcaagttcacactggggagagaccattcacctgctctcagtgtgggaagggattccctcGGTTATCCCACCtacagacacaccagcaagttcacactggggagagaccattcacctgctctcagtgtgggaagggattcactcgggtatccaacctgcgggcacaccagcgagttcacactggggagaggccattcacctgctcccagtgtgggaagggattcactcagttatccagcctgctgacacaccagcgagttcacactggggagtggccgttcacctgctctgtgtgtgggaagggtttcagcgtttcatcccggctgctgagacatcaacaagttcacgagtgatgacagtggttggattctgctgttattgtttctgctgtcagttgcatccaggactgcattttgttcattctcacagttggtcaatgggaagggtcagagggtttctttgtgctggacaggccggtctcagcctccagtgggctgatgctatttgtgtctttttgcgaatacctggtttcaaatgtcacaaggatcacagagtgacagggtgttaggaagtttagagatatttagtcagaagaaaacagaggttggcagtgcaaaggtacatttctgaatggagggctgtgacaagtgacattcctcagcgatcagtgctgggacttttactgtttgtaatatatataaatgatttggaggaaaatgtaactggtttgattggtaagtttgtggatgacacaaaggttggtggaattgcggatagcgatggggactggcaaaggatacagcaggatatagattagttggagacttgggcggagagatggcagatgaagtttaatctggacaaatgtgaggtaatgcattttggaaggtctaatacagatgggaaatatacagtaaatggcagaacccttaagaatattcataggcagagggatctgggtgtacaggtacacaggtcattgaaagtggcaatgcaggtggagaagataatcaagaaggcatacggcatgcttgccttcattggccggggcattgagtttaaaaattggtaagtcatgttgcagctttatagaaccttagttagaccgcacttggaatctagtgttcaattctggtcatcacactaccagaaggatatggaggctttggagagggtacggaaaatatttatcaggatgttgtctggtgtggagggcattagctatgaggagaggttggagaaacttggtttgttctcactggaacgacggaggttgaggggggtgacctgatagaagtctacaagattatgagaggaatggacagagtggataatcagaagctttttcgcagggtggaagagtcaatgactagggggcattgttttagggtgcgaggggcaaggtttaaaggagatgtacaaggcaggtttttttacacagagggtggtgggtgcctggaacccgttgccgggggaggtagtggaagcagatatgatcgtgacttttaagatgtgtcttgacaaatataagaatagcataggaatagagggatgtggtccccggaaaggtatttgcggaaggatatattggccttggaggcagtgcagagaaggttcaccaggttgataccagagatgaggggtgttgatgatgaggagagactgagcagattgggtttgtactcgttggaatttagaaggctgaggggggatcttatagagacctataagataatgaaggggcgggatagggtagaggtggagagattctttccacttagaaaggaagctagaactagagggcacagcctcaaaataaaggggggtcagtttaggacagagttgaggaggaacctcttcttctcagagggtggtgaatctctggaattctctgcccactgaagtggtggaggctacctcgttgaatatgtttaaatcacggatagatggattcctgatcggtaagggaattaggggttatggggattaggcgggtaagtggaactgatccacttcaggtcagccatgatcttattgaatggtggggcaggctcgaggggctagatggcctactcctgctcctatttcttatgttcttaaaggtagggggttttagttcagacgggcagcatggttgctgcaggcttggagggccaaaggccttgtttctgtgctgtaattttctttgttcttcgttctgtttggaacaccccaaatgcccatccaatttcctttttaattgtttattgtctccacttcctcctcgtAGGCAGcgggtttcaggtcattaccattcgctgcatcacaatattcttcctcacatctctcccccccctcccccccccaccattctccccccccctcccccccccaccattctcccccttgcatctctgactcaaaacaagaaatctgtgtccccttgtcgtccttgtcccttcagctcatgggaacagcttttctttgtccaccttatctaaacctgtcagaatcttgtccacctctatcaaatctcccctcaacctcctttgctccaaggggaacaaccccagcctgacattgacaataaagaacaaactaacagaatatgttaatacctgaaatcaaatgggaatgtttaatttctgttttaaagatattgtgaatatattgtcctggacaaaaaaggaattggaataactcaccttgggtgtggttgaatggaatatttcaatctgatatccacctacagtcgagtgaaagtctggaatgtgtacaaagaacaatacagcacaggaacaggcccttcggccctccaagcctgcaccgatcatgtgttcctcgctcgaccatccgtttgtatccctctattcctagtccgttcatgtggctatttagataagttttaaatgatcctcgcgtgtctgcctcaaccaccttgcttggtagtgcattccaccaccctctgtgtaaaatacgtcccccgcatatctgtattgaaccttgccccccttaccttgaacttgtgaccccttgtgtttgtcatttctgacatgggaaaaagcttccaactgttcaccctatctctccccttcataattttataaatttctattaggtcgcccctcaacctccgtctttccagggagaacaaccctagtttactcaatctctcctcatagctaataccaggtaacatcctggtaaacctcctctgcactctctccaaagcctccacgtccttctggtagtgtggcgaccagaactggatgcagtattccaaatgtggccgaaccaacgttctatataactgcaacatcatgtgccaacttttatactctgcccGTCCAAtataggcaagcatgccatatgccttcttcaccactttttccacctgtgtgtttcatttgttttttgtggatgtttgtcgatgtgttttatcattgttttgggctacatttgttaaggtttatctttctggagaattaaccttaccttgagtctttaattaaaggcatttttggaagtttaaaaacaggatcacaagaacgcttaagtaattaattttggttattgttgttgtaaagcacatgctaagtttctctgtttgtgtatggatgatatttgtgtgttgaatgcttcaagctttgaggttttctgtctgtgatttaaatcaaacagatttttaacaaaggaagtgtgatcaataaaactttttttgttctgaagttgtgaacctggagccatatttactggccggagacaggattccaggatattttactaaacatgtgcgaattttaatccggataaaacTCACTCAtgagagaatgagagttttaatttgtaatggttatttaaaatttgacacatgtgaaatgattctgaccaatcctgtgttggattgatcttgggttaaacttcctgtcaggtccaaagatttattcctgacgcaagtaacacaaagaaagggaaaattctggaattggatactgaaaagagtttaaaaagagagagtgTTAAATAGAAATGTTgccagaccatgtggtcattagattaaaacaaaggaagagtgctaacgtccatttgagaacttttaatccaccccatttctaactaagggagtctatgtacaaagaaagcccaagaaagacccccccaaggggggtctggaaagcatcatgatgggggcacctgtccatgagatgatcacaaagctccataatgcccagatactaattttattgaacctataatgtatgtaatctatcaccattctgattggattgtgtccagccgggatgggctgagtaactggataagaattgatgatattctgtgttgggtggagttacacatggtcagcccctgtggcttctccccgctggcgtaactcaataagctgtttgtcgattgaatcaggcacaacacactgggtacattaccacttcatccttgggagtggcctgataggccgtggtccagactcAATGTGGCCTTTGAGGGGTCGTTGTAAATGTGCATtgaaaatggttggaagcacagatcaccaggaaatggttccagctttgccagttgactctgctgtgggagtggaagaggaatgttcatgtacagattctcaaactacctcttcacctcccattccagaaacaccattacaagatttaccagtggtattgtacaggtcgcaatgcaaccacaaagctcctgacagacttccgtattgttaaagacattactttgttgtatttctgtcctgatgggggattgaaatttaaggggaggagaagtattacagagtgttcttctcaacctctctcccttctgagcacgtgcgggctttgggcagggtttcagtctgcaagtccaggctggttccaatgctcctgtttccttttgtttgccaatgatttttaaacgttgttatttatttatataaagaacatcctgcttttaacaatgcatttgactaccttatttgtggaatgaagttcccacaattgtaaagcaggagattagttaaatggacagcctgaattgtGTGATAATtgaagaataaatgattcattaatacagttg encodes:
- the LOC144484201 gene encoding uncharacterized protein LOC144484201; the protein is MEKPWKCADCGKGYRAPSELEAHRRIHTGERPFTCSQCGKGFIQLSDLQSHQRVHTGERPFTCSQCGKGFIQLSDLQRHQRVHTGERSFTCSQCGKGFTRLSLLQTHQQVHTGERPFTCSQCGKGFPRLSHLQTHQQVHTGERPFTCSQCGKGFTRVSNLRAHQRVHTGERPFTCSQCGKGFTQLSSLLTHQRVHTGEWPFTCSVCGKGFSVSSRLLRHQQVHE